The following are from one region of the Gemmatimonadota bacterium genome:
- a CDS encoding HAD family hydrolase — MGYTAQVREFTMACNDDLPAHPQNMTAEGIAFIRQMVNDEMDELMAAQTVTEQADALVDAIYYICDFAIRNGINLDPLFDIVHNANMQKVVNGKVIRREDGKILKPEGWEDPAPKLIQEMTRQAREGGFDKK; from the coding sequence ATGGGATACACCGCTCAAGTGCGCGAATTTACAATGGCCTGTAACGACGACCTGCCAGCGCATCCGCAAAACATGACAGCAGAAGGCATCGCATTTATACGACAAATGGTCAACGATGAAATGGACGAATTAATGGCCGCGCAAACCGTCACAGAACAGGCTGACGCGCTCGTCGATGCAATTTACTACATCTGCGACTTCGCCATCCGCAACGGCATCAATCTCGACCCGCTCTTCGACATCGTCCACAATGCAAACATGCAAAAAGTTGTAAACGGAAAAGTCATTCGCCGAGAAGACGGCAAGATACTCAAACCCGAAGGATGGGAAGACCCCGCCCCCAAACTCATCCAGGAAATGACCCGCCAGGCGCGTGAAGGCGGATTTGACAAAAAATAG
- a CDS encoding LL-diaminopimelate aminotransferase gives MASINANYDKLAAGYLFPEIARRTQTFLDAHPEVSVMRLGIGNTTEPLTRSVIAGLHDAVDQMARVETYRGYADGGEGEPEMREALAKRYAKYGVDLDASEVFVSDGAKSDSANIQSIFGMDNVIAVQDPAYPVYVDSNVIAGRTGEAVDDQYEGLVYMPCTEENGFMPEVPDEKVDLIYICSPNNPTGAVATRAQLQAFVDYAREHRAVIIYDAAYAGYISDADLPRTIYEIEGAKSCAIEINSFSKDTGFTGVRLGWTIVPMDLVVEDAEAGKLNTLWGRRQNTFFNGASNIVQLGALSVFTEEGERECQEMIAYYMENARIIRAGLRCIGLTVFGGVHAPYLWLKTPNNMSSWDFFDKLLSEAYVVGTPGSGFGPAGEGYFRLSSFGHREDVERAVTSIQANLKI, from the coding sequence ATGGCGAGTATTAATGCAAATTATGACAAGCTGGCTGCGGGTTATTTGTTTCCCGAGATTGCACGGCGGACGCAGACTTTTCTCGATGCACATCCAGAGGTGTCCGTGATGCGGTTGGGTATTGGCAATACGACCGAGCCGCTGACGAGGAGCGTGATTGCCGGTTTGCACGATGCGGTGGATCAGATGGCGCGTGTGGAGACGTATCGCGGCTATGCCGATGGCGGAGAGGGTGAGCCTGAGATGCGGGAGGCTCTGGCGAAGCGCTATGCAAAGTACGGGGTGGATCTCGATGCATCTGAGGTTTTTGTGAGCGATGGCGCCAAGTCGGATTCGGCGAATATCCAGTCGATTTTTGGTATGGATAATGTAATTGCTGTGCAGGATCCGGCATATCCGGTATATGTCGATAGCAATGTGATTGCCGGACGGACGGGCGAGGCGGTGGATGATCAGTACGAAGGGCTGGTTTATATGCCGTGTACTGAGGAGAATGGTTTTATGCCCGAGGTGCCGGATGAAAAGGTGGATTTGATCTATATTTGCAGCCCGAATAATCCTACGGGTGCTGTGGCAACGCGAGCACAGCTTCAGGCGTTTGTGGATTATGCGAGAGAACACAGGGCGGTGATTATTTACGATGCGGCTTATGCCGGGTACATCTCAGATGCAGATTTGCCGCGAACGATTTACGAGATTGAGGGGGCAAAGTCCTGCGCGATTGAGATCAATAGTTTTTCTAAAGATACCGGGTTTACGGGTGTGCGTCTGGGGTGGACGATTGTGCCGATGGATCTGGTGGTAGAAGACGCAGAGGCGGGCAAGTTGAATACGCTGTGGGGCAGGCGTCAAAATACGTTTTTTAATGGTGCTTCGAATATTGTGCAATTGGGCGCTTTGTCGGTGTTTACAGAAGAAGGCGAGCGAGAGTGCCAGGAGATGATTGCGTATTATATGGAAAATGCGCGCATTATTCGAGCGGGGCTGAGGTGTATTGGGCTGACGGTTTTCGGTGGTGTACACGCGCCTTATTTGTGGCTCAAGACACCGAATAACATGTCGTCGTGGGATTTTTTTGATAAGTTGTTGTCAGAAGCCTATGTCGTCGGTACGCCGGGTTCGGGTTTTGGTCCTGCTGGCGAAGGTTATTTTCGCTTGAGTTCGTTTGGGCATCGAGAAGATGTCGAGCGGGCAGTGACGAGTATTCAGGCGAATTTGAAGATTTGA